One Bythopirellula goksoeyrii genomic window, TGCCTTCGTAGCCTGGCATTTCGGCGCGTTGGACATTGCCAGCAACGGATTTCTTTATAGCACGGTCTTCCTGGCATTCGCACGACTCTTCCCCAACTTCGTCATCAATATCTTTTTTATCTTACCGATTCAAATCAAATGGCTGGCCCTCTTGATGTGGATCGGGCTAGGCTACGGCTTGATCGTCGGCGATTGGATGCAGCGATTGCTGATCATTGCTTCGGTATTCAATTACCTGGTGTTTTTTGGCCGCGATCATCTGCGAGATCTAAAACAATCGCAACGCCGCCGTTCCTATCAATCCCGCGCGGAAAAAGTGGGCAAAGCCCCAGTGCATACGTGCCGCATTTGCGGCCTAGATAGCAACACCTCCCCCAAAACTTCGTTCCGCTACTGTTCCAAATGCGCCGGCCAACAATGCTACTGCCCCGAGCATATACAAAACCATGAACACATCGTCGAAGCGGAGGAAGCCGTTTAGTCGCGCTCCAAAAGGAAACGCGAGCCAAGAGACTCGCTTGATCATTTCTACTCTTGCCTTGTCGATCGCTTCACAACAAACAGAACAAGCCCCTACTAGACTGCCCCTCCTTAGGAGCTACAATAGAGGCATGACTCACCAAGCGAAATTCATCGCAGACGGTTTCTCCTGGGCAACCAGCGCCGTTCGAACTCAAGTCCAAACAGAAGTCACCAAGAAATACGCGTCTCTCATCGCACACGCTAACTTTTGGGATCGATTTCGATTGAAGCAACAAATTAACGCTGAGGTGTGGCGTCGTGTTGCTGAGCGAGTCTCGCCACATGCCTTGTATTGATATGGTGCGATGGTCGCCTCAACCAAATTGTTCTTTTCCTAGCCACGGATTTGCGTGGATCAAACACCGACAATCCAACCATCAAAACTTAATCCTCTCTTTATCCGTGTCGATCCGTGACTAAAAACACGTCAGAATTGCCAACAAGCCTTGCGCAGGCTTTAAATATTCCTCTTCATTAGTAAGGAAAAACTCATGCTCTTGGCAGACATGATCACCCAAGCAACGCAAACAGCCACTCAATCAGGAATCGGCCTCGGTTCTGCCATCGCCGTCGTTTGTTCCTGGCAAAGAAACCGTTCGATCTTATGGGCAATCGTGGCTGGCGTTCTTACCTGGATTTACGTCATCTACTTTGCCCTGACACGAACTCCTGGCGAAGCGTCTTAGCGACTCCCCTTTGTGCACTTCTGACTTGAGTTTTCTGGCGAATCGTTAAACTGTCTGAGGCAACTGGCAAAATGGTGCATGTCACCGGCTAGACGACCCAGGCGTTCTTGGATCGCTGCATCGATCAATTTGCCGTTGCCACAACTCTGTCGGGTAGCGTAAACAAATCGCGGAAGGATTATGCAGCGAAAATCAAGCATCAACGAATTTCCAATTGGCATGAGCGACATATAGGAGCTTCGTCCACCGGCGGCTCCTAGCAAACCCACGATCTGCTCCTTCCAAGATGAACCAGTCATGGCAATCAAATTTCGTGCTGCTCCTCCTACGTCGTAATAGTAAATCGGCATCGCTAGTGCGACTGCGTGTGCCGCTTCAATCTTCGCCGAGAGCATCGCTACGTTGGTATCATCGTAGCTGGCATTTCCGTCACAAAATGGCAAACTAACATCGCGGAGATCAACCAGCTCGGTTTCGTCGCCAACTTTGCGCAACTCATTGACCAGCCGATTGGCCATCAAGGCGCTGTGGCTGGTGGGCGACAGACTGCAAGAAATCACAAGTTGATTCACAAATCCACTCCTCAATCTGCACTCGAATCAAAACACTACCCCGCCGCCATTTCGACAAGTTCGGCAGCAAGTTTTTTCCGTTTGGGGCAACCGTTGCAGTTCCACCACTCCGATGCCTGATGGCTTGACCAGGGCTCGGCCTGTGGCACCGCGTCCAATTGGTCGCGGAGTTCTTCCACCGACTGGAAGCGATCTTCGGGTTGCTTTTCTAAGCAGCGCAAGATGATCTCTTCCAACTCGATAGGTACCGAGGGGTTCCATTCGCGGGGAGCGATGGGCGCCTCACTCGCATGAGCGATAAGAACTTTGATCGGCTGTTGATAATCGAAAGGAGGATGGCCGGTGGCCATCAAATACATGACCGCTCCCAAAGAGTAGATATCACTCCGCTCATCGACTTCGTTACTGCCTGTTGCCTGTTCGGGGGACATGTAGAGAGGTGAACCAGTGATCGCCCCTTCCTGAGTGAGTTCGACATCGTCGACTTCTTTGGTGGGTTTGGCTAGACCGAAGTCTAGCAATTTGGCTACATCGAATTGCCCACCGCGATAGGCGCAGAAGATGTTTGCCGGTTTGATGTCGCGGTGTACCAATCCATGGGAATGTGCTTCGGACAGCGCTTCGCAGACTTGCTTCATGAGGTACACCACACGCCCCGCAGGCAAGGATCCATATGTATCTACCATTTCACCGATATTATGCCCTGGCAAGAACTCCATCACATAGTAAAACGTGCCATCGCTCGTGCGGCCATAGTCGTAGATGTCGATCGAATTCCAGTGCGAGAGCTTGGCAGTCGCCTGCACCTCGCGTTCAAACCGAGCCAACACTTTGGGATCGCGGGTTTTCTCGGGGCGAATGATCTTGATCGCGCACGGACGTTTCATCATGTTGTGCTCAGCCAGATAGACTTCCCCCATGCCGCCACTACCAAGCATCTGCCGCAGGCGATATTGGCCAAGTTGCTTGGCAGCGAAGGCCTCTTGGCGAAGATTACCAATGGTTCTTACACCGACTGTGCCAACGACAACCATCAGCAAGGTGGAAAGAAATTGCTGGACAAAAACACCGCGGAAAGGCGCCAGGTGGCTCAACTCCGAGAACGCTGGTGAGGTGAAATAAACAATGGACAACACGACCATAGGTGCCAGACCCATCAGGCTCAAAACGATTGCAGCGCGTTGCCAATGATTGGGTATGAAGACCGCGTAGGTGAAAATTAACAGTAGCCAAACACCGCTGATATTAGGAATGTGAGAATGACCATCTTGGAGTTCAGCGGATTGGACAAGTTGATCGTAATTCAACAACAGAAAGAACAGAGCCGGCGTACCGAAGACTAAAAACTCCGTGAGGCGGAGATGCTTGAGAACAAAGTCACATCGAGTACACATCCGCTGTGCTAGCACTGCCAGCACAACTGTCACGGCAGCATGGAACCAAAGAGTCAACTGCGAATGACTGGAAAGGTAGCGTGCTGGCGAAAGTAAATCCCATGCCAAAAAGACAGCAAAGCCACCACACAAGAGTAGAGCGACTGTACGCAGACGATCTCGCAGTAAGTCGAGTGTTTCCTGGGAAAGCTGGGGGGCGCTCCCTTCAACAAGTGCAATATTTCGCTGAAGCGGAACTCGGACACTCGGTTGAGTTGCATCCGACAGTTCCAAGAGGGAAAGTGGCGACTCAATCGTCTCAGCATAGCTGCTCGGTGTGTCGGCAGCCGACGGGACAGAATTATTATTTTGCTGTTCCATAGGATTTCACGTTTGGACAAATTCACTGCTGGACAGAGCAAGCGATCCGGGGGATATTCCTACCATGGTACTCCAGAGTGCCTTCCGGGGGCAGGGGCGAAAGCTGGCGCGACACTCTGAGCCGGGAAAACCGACTCGGACAGTCGGACGACTATGCCCCCCGAACGGTTTCGTTTGGCATACGTACTACATCATGGGTGATGCAAGGGAGCAACACGATGTTGCCCAAAACCAGCGCGATTGCGCGGCCAGGTGGATGGCCAGCAACACGCTCTGCGGAAGGAACCTCGGAATTGGACACGGTTGGCTTGTGAACTGCCAAGTTGTCAAAAGCTTCTCTGTGCCTGGACTTTGTAACCTAAGCTTCTAGTGTGTTTGCTGCAGGCTTACACGTGCTTTTCACGACTTTTCCCTAGATTGGCCGTTTCTCCTCGGCGGCTCTAACACCGGTTCACACCAGCTGGAATACAACTCTTCTTGCTCTCGAAAGTAACTCAGTCTCTGCGCACTGAGATCTCCTTCGAATGCCAAGTGAGTTGCCGACGAGGCACCCAAGATGCATAAACCGCCCAAGAAACTGTTCGACTGGAAAGGCAGGATTGAACCTCTGGAAGAACGTCGAGTCATGTCGGCCGACCCGCTCAGTGGTTTCCTTGGCGAAGGGATCATCCATCACGCTTTCGACGAGTCAATCGTTCATCATGGATTCGTTGAAGAATCCTCATCCATCGAACATCATCTTGCCTCGGAACCTGATTATTGGTTTGATCCTTCGGAATCCTTCACTTTCGAAGAACAGATTGGTGAGATCGAACAAGCTCTATCAAGTGCTCATAACGCCACCGGCCTCAACCAGGTCTTAGCCGACTATGGTTTCACTGGAAAAGGTCAAACCGTCGCGATCATCGACAGCGGCATCGCCTACAATCATTTTGCGCTTGGCGGAGGATTGGGCGCCAACTATCGTGTCGTCGGTGGGTATGATTTTACTGAAAATGATGCCGACCCCTATGATGATGGTCCCGAGGGTTCCCACGGAACCCACGTCGCTGGTATCGTCGGCGGTGATGCTGGCGCCGATCACGGGGTCGCCTCTGGCGTGGATCTGGTCGGACTACGTGTTTTCGATGACTCGGGCGCAGGGTATATGAGTTGGGTCGAGCGCGCCTTGCAATGGGTCCACGACAATCGCACCTCTTTCGAGAACCCCATTACGGCGGTCAATCTCTCACTCGGAATTCCTGGATACAACTCGAGTTCCTCGTTGATCACCAATTTGGACGATGAGTTTAGTCAACTCAAAGCCGATGGCATATTCATCTCCGTCTCTGCAGGGAATGGCTGGGCCAGTTACAACACCCCAGGCTTGGGAAATCCAGCTTCGAGTCCCAATGTGGTGCCCGTCATGTCGGTCAAGGACAATGGGCAACTTGCTGGCTATAGTCAGCGGGATGTCCGAGCGATTGCCGCCCCCGGTTCTTCAATTCGTAGCACGATTCCTGACTACAAAGGCAACAACAACGGCATCGACGATGACTATGCCTATTATTCGGGAACCAGCATGGCTTCGCCCTATATTGCAGGTGCCAGCGTATTGATACGCGAAGCCATGCAATTCGTAGGCTATACAGATATCACACAAGACACGATCTACGACCATATGCGGGACACCGCGGATGAATTCCTCGACGCCGCCACCAACCTCACTTTCAAACGCATCAATATCGAAGCGGCCATCAGTGCTTTGATGCCGTCCGATGACTATGGCTCGACTTTGGCAACCGCGTTTAATCTTGGAAATCTCACGAGCACCGTGAGCCAAAGTGGTGTGATCGGCACGCTTAATGACATTGACTACTTCAAATTCACTGCCAGCAGCGACGGTACGGTAACGGTTGAAGCCGACAACATGACGCACGAGCTTGCGGCCGCCTGGACAGTTTCTGGAAGCACTGGCACGGTCAGTGGCAATCAGAATGAATCGTTCTCATTCGACGTAGTCGCTGGCCAAACCTACACCGTTGGTTTCTCATCCAGCGGAGGGCTAGGTTATTTCACACTCGATGCCACGCTAGAAGCCAGCAACACCTTCACTTTCACTGATTGGGGCACCGTTTCCTACGCCCAACTCAACGGACTTTCCGTGGAGGGAGAAAGCTGGTATCGCGTGCAGGCCAGCCAAGCCGGCTACATGACGGTAGAAGGCGCGTTTGACGCGCAGGGTGGTCAGGTCAACCTAATGCTCTACGACGTAAACATGCAAATGGTGACTTCCGGCAATGCCGCGGGGGGTATATCGCGTGTGGATGCCTATGCGACTGCAGGTGAAGAGTTTTATGTTTGCGTCCAAGGCATGAACGACGCTGTCGACTACCGATTGAGTAATCTGGTTACGGTCAACGGAACAACGGTGAACGTCACGGGAACGACCGGGGACGACACATTTGCCTTCACGGCAGGAGATACTCACCAAGTAACCGTGAATGGGGTGACCCACAACTTTGCTGCGATTGCGGTGACGAATATAATTCTCGATGGTGGCGCGGGGAATGATACCATTGTGATGACGGGGACAAGTGGCAATGAGACGGCGACGCTGAGGGTGGGGAGTGCAAATCTCACCGGTACTGGATTTGCCGTGGACACGGTAAGCACTGAAAATGTGAAAGTCTACGGAGGTGGCGGACAAGACGAGGTCACTTTATACGATTCAGCGGGCGATGATCTACTGACTTCCCAGGGGCAACACGTCACCTTGGTTCTCGCCAGCGGAGAAATCTTAGAGACCATTAACTTTCAGAAATCACGTGCCTACGCGAGTAGCGGAAATGATTCAGCCGAGTTTCTCGACACGATAGGGGACGACGTGGTGGCTGCTTGGTCCAACCGAGTATACATGACCGGCACGGATTACTTAAATGACGCACGCAACTTCGACCAAACCGTGTCCCGTTCAATCGCTGGCGGCAATGATCGTGTTGCATTTTATGATACTACAGGCGATGACGTATTTGCCGCTTGGTCGACTCGGGCCTACATGATTGGAGACGGCTACTTCAATGATACACGA contains:
- a CDS encoding rhomboid family intramembrane serine protease, with the translated sequence MLKRLESLLRPWAIPNLTVILIAGQALLYVLKMARAGGNFGGDALAKIHLAPGMVLDGEVWRLFTFAFVPPQMAMIWAFFYWMIFYMCGTTLENEWGTVRYNLFLLIGIIANIVAAFVAWHFGALDIASNGFLYSTVFLAFARLFPNFVINIFFILPIQIKWLALLMWIGLGYGLIVGDWMQRLLIIASVFNYLVFFGRDHLRDLKQSQRRRSYQSRAEKVGKAPVHTCRICGLDSNTSPKTSFRYCSKCAGQQCYCPEHIQNHEHIVEAEEAV
- a CDS encoding NADPH-dependent FMN reductase codes for the protein MNQLVISCSLSPTSHSALMANRLVNELRKVGDETELVDLRDVSLPFCDGNASYDDTNVAMLSAKIEAAHAVALAMPIYYYDVGGAARNLIAMTGSSWKEQIVGLLGAAGGRSSYMSLMPIGNSLMLDFRCIILPRFVYATRQSCGNGKLIDAAIQERLGRLAGDMHHFASCLRQFNDSPENSSQKCTKGSR
- a CDS encoding serine/threonine-protein kinase codes for the protein MEQQNNNSVPSAADTPSSYAETIESPLSLLELSDATQPSVRVPLQRNIALVEGSAPQLSQETLDLLRDRLRTVALLLCGGFAVFLAWDLLSPARYLSSHSQLTLWFHAAVTVVLAVLAQRMCTRCDFVLKHLRLTEFLVFGTPALFFLLLNYDQLVQSAELQDGHSHIPNISGVWLLLIFTYAVFIPNHWQRAAIVLSLMGLAPMVVLSIVYFTSPAFSELSHLAPFRGVFVQQFLSTLLMVVVGTVGVRTIGNLRQEAFAAKQLGQYRLRQMLGSGGMGEVYLAEHNMMKRPCAIKIIRPEKTRDPKVLARFEREVQATAKLSHWNSIDIYDYGRTSDGTFYYVMEFLPGHNIGEMVDTYGSLPAGRVVYLMKQVCEALSEAHSHGLVHRDIKPANIFCAYRGGQFDVAKLLDFGLAKPTKEVDDVELTQEGAITGSPLYMSPEQATGSNEVDERSDIYSLGAVMYLMATGHPPFDYQQPIKVLIAHASEAPIAPREWNPSVPIELEEIILRCLEKQPEDRFQSVEELRDQLDAVPQAEPWSSHQASEWWNCNGCPKRKKLAAELVEMAAG
- a CDS encoding S8 family serine peptidase; this encodes MHKPPKKLFDWKGRIEPLEERRVMSADPLSGFLGEGIIHHAFDESIVHHGFVEESSSIEHHLASEPDYWFDPSESFTFEEQIGEIEQALSSAHNATGLNQVLADYGFTGKGQTVAIIDSGIAYNHFALGGGLGANYRVVGGYDFTENDADPYDDGPEGSHGTHVAGIVGGDAGADHGVASGVDLVGLRVFDDSGAGYMSWVERALQWVHDNRTSFENPITAVNLSLGIPGYNSSSSLITNLDDEFSQLKADGIFISVSAGNGWASYNTPGLGNPASSPNVVPVMSVKDNGQLAGYSQRDVRAIAAPGSSIRSTIPDYKGNNNGIDDDYAYYSGTSMASPYIAGASVLIREAMQFVGYTDITQDTIYDHMRDTADEFLDAATNLTFKRINIEAAISALMPSDDYGSTLATAFNLGNLTSTVSQSGVIGTLNDIDYFKFTASSDGTVTVEADNMTHELAAAWTVSGSTGTVSGNQNESFSFDVVAGQTYTVGFSSSGGLGYFTLDATLEASNTFTFTDWGTVSYAQLNGLSVEGESWYRVQASQAGYMTVEGAFDAQGGQVNLMLYDVNMQMVTSGNAAGGISRVDAYATAGEEFYVCVQGMNDAVDYRLSNLVTVNGTTVNVTGTTGDDTFAFTAGDTHQVTVNGVTHNFAAIAVTNIILDGGAGNDTIVMTGTSGNETATLRVGSANLTGTGFAVDTVSTENVKVYGGGGQDEVTLYDSAGDDLLTSQGQHVTLVLASGEILETINFQKSRAYASSGNDSAEFLDTIGDDVVAAWSNRVYMTGTDYLNDARNFDQTVSRSIAGGNDRVAFYDTTGDDVFAAWSTRAYMIGDGYFNDTRGFGRTTALATSGGYDRAAFYDTTGNDVYVTWSDRAVLYGSGYYNDARGFERTTALATRGGYDQAVFFDSPGNDVYVAWSNQAVIYGPSSNYYHDARGFDRTTASATAGGYDQAVFFDSVGDDVYVAWSNQAYMYCNGYRNEARGFDRTKAQATSGGNDLAIFYDSAGDDRVVAAAWGAYVAGGVFHNEARDFDDITVHLTNGGNDETDIVAADYAFQLLGQSS